A part of Eremothecium sinecaudum strain ATCC 58844 chromosome VII, complete sequence genomic DNA contains:
- the PRP24 gene encoding U6 snRNP complex subunit PRP24 (Syntenic homolog of Ashbya gossypii AER285C; Syntenic homolog of Saccharomyces cerevisiae YMR268C (PRP24)), whose protein sequence is MKRDINELDNVSLESKKQNTAVTTNREVSTVLVRNLPRNYNNYKLKKYFQQCGEIKQVDMIFTKEKDAKVARIEFVSFDGALSALTKSLKVIGSNKIIVEHLRNSTIWITNFPPTFQVPELRNLFASLDGYCLSVRLPSLRFNSNRRFAYIDMDTNEHAVNAVEMLHQKVIEGYKLIVKLSNPNEKSARTDAATMECREIYIRHLDNKLVTLEKLTELVMPFGPIERINMPCNGSISKDVHNNGYAFVAYKSAADSTKALQLNNSTFEGKIIKVSIADRKAYLERQRVKELLNTMNFHSNIISIFPLSDKISKAQIKSMLKENSSFLNDDLIKEIFLVSDHQGALIVFEDDKTAAKVTLALNGCKIGDQILKCGSIQDLIRSKQLMEANNTKHIVRLPVVRTESTVKSSKKLTNEDFRKMLFQR, encoded by the coding sequence ATGAAGAGGGATATAAATGAGTTAGATAATGTTAGTCTTGAATCTAAGAAACAGAACACTGCTGTGACAACCAATAGAGAAGTCTCTACAGTTTTAGTACGCAATTTGCCGAGAAACTATAATAACTATAAACTAAAAAAGTATTTCCAACAATGTGGAGAAATAAAACAAGTGGATATGATATTTACGAAAGAAAAGGATGCCAAAGTTGCGCGTATTGAATTTGTATCTTTTGATGGAGCATTAAGTGCTCTAACGAAATCATTAAAAGTTATTGGCAGCAACAAAATTATAGTTGAACATTTGCGTAACTCAACAATATGGATTACGAATTTCCCTCCAACTTTTCAAGTCCCTGAACTAAGAAATTTATTTGCTTCACTAGATGGCTATTGTCTAAGTGTCAGGCTACCATCACTTAGGTTTAATTCCAATCGGCGGTTTGCATATATAGACATGGATACTAATGAACATGCAGTAAATGCCGTCGAAATGCTTCACCAAAAGGTTATAGAAGGATATAAGCTGATTGTTAAGCTATCCAATCCTAATGAAAAGAGTGCAAGGACAGACGCTGCGACTATGGAGTGTAGAGAGATCTATATTCGCCATTTAGATAACAAACTTGTTACTCTCGAGAAATTGACAGAGTTAGTTATGCCCTTTGGTCCTATAGAAAGAATCAATATGCCTTGCAATGGTTCCATATCTAAGGATGTTCACAACAATGGATATGCATTTGTGGCTTATAAGTCTGCTGCAGATAGTACAAAAGCCTTACAGTTGAATAACTCTACATTCGAAGGGAAAATTATAAAAGTCAGTATAGCAGACAGAAAAGCTTACCTAGAAAGGCAGCGTGTCAAAGAATTACTTAATACCATGAATTTTCATTCTAATATTATTAGTATCTTCCCTTTATCGGATAAAATTTCCAAGGCTCAAATTAAAAGTATGCTAAAGGAAAACTCTTCATTTCTTAATGACGATTTAATAAAAGAAATCTTTCTGGTATCGGATCACCAGGGTGCCTTGATTGTTTTCGAAGACGATAAAACAGCCGCCAAAGTGACTTTAGCTTTGAATGGCTGCAAAATTGGTGATCAAATTTTAAAATGTGGATCTATCCAAGATTTGATTCGAAGCAAACAGCTGATGGAAGCGAATAATACTAAACATATTGTACGATTACCTGTAGTTCGTACTGAGTCAACTGTCAAGTCTTCGAAAAAGCTAACCAATGAAGACTTCCGGAAAATGCTTTTCCAACGATAA
- the TMA23 gene encoding Tma23p (Syntenic homolog of Ashbya gossypii AER286W; Syntenic homolog of Saccharomyces cerevisiae YMR269W (TMA23)), translated as MDGKEYLKSYGWKEGEPLQIGGLKKPILVKHKKDKKGLGGAPGHDEGEAWWERLFDGQLKKLDVTSNKCDGISFKQNEATASAISKESSPLYSWFVKGELLKGTIGAPKVAVGKLANISADPPCLGTSSINDDASSKETSNAKKSKKSKKSKKSINNNNKKDKKDKKDKKDKKKHKIVKIDKKKHDKKHKSFKKLTNSRIEL; from the coding sequence ATGGATGGAAAGGAATACTTAAAGTCCTATGGCTGGAAAGAGGGTGAGCCGTTACAAATAGGTGGGTTGAAGAAACCAATCCTAGTAAAGCACAAGAAAGACAAGAAAGGCCTAGGAGGAGCACCAGGTCATGATGAAGGCGAAGCTTGGTGGGAAAGACTTTTCGATGGTCAGCTTAAGAAATTAGATGTAACCAGCAATAAATGTGATGGTATCAGCTTCAAGCAAAATGAAGCTACAGCTTCGGCCATCTCAAAAGAAAGTTCGCCTTTATATTCTTGGTTTGTAAAAGGAGAACTACTGAAGGGTACTATTGGGGCTCCTAAGGTCGCTGTGGGAAAATTAGCTAATATTTCGGCAGACCCGCCATGTCTTGGAACCAGTTCGATAAATGATGATGCATCTTCCAAGGAGACTTCGAACGCCAAGAAATCCAAGAAATCCAAGAAATCTAAGAAATCTATAAACAATAATAACAAGAAGGACAAGAAAGATAAGAAAGACaagaaggacaagaagAAGCATAAGATCGTTAAGATTGATAAAAAGAAGCATGATAAGAAGCATAAGTCGTTCAAAAAGCTCACTAATAGCAGGATTGAACTGTAA